The following proteins come from a genomic window of Salvia hispanica cultivar TCC Black 2014 chromosome 4, UniMelb_Shisp_WGS_1.0, whole genome shotgun sequence:
- the LOC125217994 gene encoding transaldolase-like isoform X1 — MSATLHSPLSSSAMPSFQQRRRFLRFAIQSAKPNSGFKHQKIFSSIRASASSSSSLDAGLSTELDVVTGYSEIVPDTVVFDDFERFPPTAATVSSSLLLGICSLPDTKFKSAVDTALASSECYTLENSDDRMSCFFDKALVNVGGDLAKLVPGRVSTEVDARLAYDTHGIIRKVHDLLKLYNEIGVSPERLLFKIPSTWQGIEASRLLELEGIQTHMTFVYSFVQAAAAAQAGASVIQIFVGRLRDWARNHTGDLEIEAALKRGEDPGLALVTKAYNYVHKYGHNSKLMAAAVRNKQDVFNLLGVDYIISPLKILQSLKESVTPPDEKYSFVRRLSPQSAASYNFSDEELVTWDQYSFASALGPAAVELLTAGLDSYASQSKRVEELFGKIWPPPNV, encoded by the exons atgtcagCTACATTGCATTCTCCGCTCTCTTCCTCTGCCATGCCCTCTTTCCAG CAGAGGAGAAGATTTTTAAGGTTCGCAATTCAATCCGCGAAGCCAAACTCCGGATTCAAGCAtcagaaaatattttcttcaattcgTGCTTCGGCTAGCTCCTCTTCGTCTCTTGACGCTG GTTTAAGCACTGAACTGGATGTGGTGACGGGTTATAGCGAGATCGTCCCCGACACTGTTGTTTTCGATGATTTTGAGAG GTTTCCTCCAACTGCTGCCACTGTCAGCTCCTCTCTGCTCTTGGGTATTTGTAGCCTTCCCGACACTAAATTCAAG AGTGCTGTTGATACTGCGTTGGCCTCTTCAGAGTGTTACACCTTAGAAAATTCTGATGATCGAATGTCTTGTTTCTTTGACAAG GCTTTGGTAAATGTTGGAGGTGATCTTGCAAAGCTTGTCCCTGGTCGTGTTTCAACCGAAGTCGACGCTCGTCTTGCATATGATACACATGGTATTATTAGGAAG GTGCATGACCTTTTGAAGCTGTATAATGAGATTGGAGTGTCTCCAGAGCGTCTATTGTTTAAAATCCCTTCAACTTGGCAA GGAATTGAGGCATCAAGGTTGCTAGAGTTGGAAGGTATACAGACTCATATGACTTTTGTATACAG CTTCGTACAAGCTGCAGCTGCTGCTCAAGCTGGTGCTTCCgttattcaaatttttgttgGCCGCCTTAGG GACTGGGCACGCAACCATACTGGTGATCTGGAAATAGAAGCTGCTCTTAAAAGAGGAGAAGATCCCGGGTTGGCTTTG GTGACAAAAGCCTATAATTACGTGCACAAGTATGGGCATAATTCCAAATTAATGGCAGCAGCAGTTCGTAACAAACAGGATGTTTTTAATCTTTTAGG AGTTGATTATATTATATCACCATTGAAGATATTGCAGTCTCTAAAAGAGTCTGTTACACCTCCTGATGAGAAATATTCTTTTGTGAGACGACTGTCACCACAATCAGCTGCTTCCTACAATTTCAGCGACGAAGAG CTTGTGACGTGGGACCAATATAGCTTTGCTTCTGCCCTGGGGCCTGCAGCAGTCGAGCTTCTAACTGCGGGGCTGGATAGTTATGCTAGCCAGTCAAAGCGGGTAGAAGAATTGTTTGGGAAGATATGGCCACCTCCTAATGTTTGA
- the LOC125217994 gene encoding transaldolase-like isoform X2: protein MSATLHSPLSSSAMPSFQRRRFLRFAIQSAKPNSGFKHQKIFSSIRASASSSSSLDAGLSTELDVVTGYSEIVPDTVVFDDFERFPPTAATVSSSLLLGICSLPDTKFKSAVDTALASSECYTLENSDDRMSCFFDKALVNVGGDLAKLVPGRVSTEVDARLAYDTHGIIRKVHDLLKLYNEIGVSPERLLFKIPSTWQGIEASRLLELEGIQTHMTFVYSFVQAAAAAQAGASVIQIFVGRLRDWARNHTGDLEIEAALKRGEDPGLALVTKAYNYVHKYGHNSKLMAAAVRNKQDVFNLLGVDYIISPLKILQSLKESVTPPDEKYSFVRRLSPQSAASYNFSDEELVTWDQYSFASALGPAAVELLTAGLDSYASQSKRVEELFGKIWPPPNV, encoded by the exons atgtcagCTACATTGCATTCTCCGCTCTCTTCCTCTGCCATGCCCTCTTTCCAG AGGAGAAGATTTTTAAGGTTCGCAATTCAATCCGCGAAGCCAAACTCCGGATTCAAGCAtcagaaaatattttcttcaattcgTGCTTCGGCTAGCTCCTCTTCGTCTCTTGACGCTG GTTTAAGCACTGAACTGGATGTGGTGACGGGTTATAGCGAGATCGTCCCCGACACTGTTGTTTTCGATGATTTTGAGAG GTTTCCTCCAACTGCTGCCACTGTCAGCTCCTCTCTGCTCTTGGGTATTTGTAGCCTTCCCGACACTAAATTCAAG AGTGCTGTTGATACTGCGTTGGCCTCTTCAGAGTGTTACACCTTAGAAAATTCTGATGATCGAATGTCTTGTTTCTTTGACAAG GCTTTGGTAAATGTTGGAGGTGATCTTGCAAAGCTTGTCCCTGGTCGTGTTTCAACCGAAGTCGACGCTCGTCTTGCATATGATACACATGGTATTATTAGGAAG GTGCATGACCTTTTGAAGCTGTATAATGAGATTGGAGTGTCTCCAGAGCGTCTATTGTTTAAAATCCCTTCAACTTGGCAA GGAATTGAGGCATCAAGGTTGCTAGAGTTGGAAGGTATACAGACTCATATGACTTTTGTATACAG CTTCGTACAAGCTGCAGCTGCTGCTCAAGCTGGTGCTTCCgttattcaaatttttgttgGCCGCCTTAGG GACTGGGCACGCAACCATACTGGTGATCTGGAAATAGAAGCTGCTCTTAAAAGAGGAGAAGATCCCGGGTTGGCTTTG GTGACAAAAGCCTATAATTACGTGCACAAGTATGGGCATAATTCCAAATTAATGGCAGCAGCAGTTCGTAACAAACAGGATGTTTTTAATCTTTTAGG AGTTGATTATATTATATCACCATTGAAGATATTGCAGTCTCTAAAAGAGTCTGTTACACCTCCTGATGAGAAATATTCTTTTGTGAGACGACTGTCACCACAATCAGCTGCTTCCTACAATTTCAGCGACGAAGAG CTTGTGACGTGGGACCAATATAGCTTTGCTTCTGCCCTGGGGCCTGCAGCAGTCGAGCTTCTAACTGCGGGGCTGGATAGTTATGCTAGCCAGTCAAAGCGGGTAGAAGAATTGTTTGGGAAGATATGGCCACCTCCTAATGTTTGA
- the LOC125220306 gene encoding uncharacterized protein LOC125220306, producing the protein MVKSIHSRGAPIAAKPRLSTVAEEASLEADDFWGRKGFHPECAEDEPEERESRRPLQLSIARRNRRGEVQREADEEDEAATAELAAAAIPREIRHRRTIPRDHVGAAERLMADYFSANPRYPAEIFRRSFRMSRPLFTHIATTLADRYGCFNLWSDCTGRIRLSTSQKCTSAIRQLAYAGPADMFDEYLQMGETTSLEVLRQFCKGMREVFGPEFLRKLTSDECQRLLDMHGAVHSFPGMLGSIDCMHWEWKNCPVAWKGQFTTGFNCKHPSMILEAVADYHLRIWYAYFSVAGSNNDINVLQPSPLFNDECRGEGPEISFVANGTQYRRGYYLADGIYPRWPVFVKTLRQPPGARRQYFARKQEAARKDVERAFERWAPEDGASTSHGVASAPIQMGVPRSNEYLIQRFADIRRSTAHDQLQVDLIEEVWARRGGGVA; encoded by the exons ATggttaagagcatccacagtagGGGCGCCCCGATCGCGGCTAAGCCGCGTCTGTCTACTGTGGCGGAAGAGGCCTCCCTGGAGGCGGACGATTTTTGGGGGCGGAAGGGCTTTCACCCCGAGTGCGCCGAGGACGAGCCGGAGGAGAGAGAATCGCGGCGGCCACTGCAGCTATCTATTGCACGGCGAAAccgccgcggcg AGGTGCAGAGGGAAGCCGACGAGGAGGATGAGGCGGCGACGGCGGaattggcggcggcggcgatccCTCGTGAGATTCGTCATCGTCGGACAATCCCACGAGACCATGTCGGAGCGGCTGAGCGGCTTATGGCAGACTACTTTAGCGCTAACCCCCGTTACCCAGCTGAGATTTTCCGTCGGAGTTTCAGAATGTCGCGACCGCTCTTCACCCATATAGCGACGACATTGGCGGACCGGTACGGTTGCTTCAACCTCTGGAGTGATTGCACTGGCCGGATCAGACTATCTACTTCTCAGAAATGTACCTCTGCAATAAGGCAGCTTGCCTATGCCGGACCGGCTGATATGTTCGATGAATACCTACAGATGGGTGAGACGACTAGTCTAGAGGTGCTCCGGCAGTTTTGTAAGGGCATGCGGGAAGTCTTTGGTCCGGAGTTCCTACGAAAGCTAACCTCCGATGAGTGCCAGAGACTGCTAGATATGCACGGTGCGGTGCACAGTTTCCCAgggatgttgggcagcattgattgcatgcattgggagtggaaaaaCTGCCCGGTGGCGTGGAAAGGCCAGTTCACTACTGGTTTCAATTGCAAACATCCTTCGATGATACTGGAAGCCGTTGCTGACTACCATTTGCGGATCTGGTATGCGTATTTCAGTGTTGCAGGTTCGAACAACGACATAAACGTTCTGCAGCCGTCGCCTCTCTTCAATGATGAGTGCCGGGGAGAGGGTCCAGAGATCAGTTTCGTAGCAAACGGCACGCAGTATCGCAGGGGATACTATTTGGCAGATGGAATATACCCTCGTTGGCCCGTATTCGTCAAGACACTTCGCCAACCGCCTGGAGCGAGGAGACAATATTTTGCGCGAAAACAAGAGGCCGCTAGGAAAGATGTTGAGCGAgcttttg AACGTTGGGCACCGGAAGATGGTGCAAGTACAAGTCACGGCGTTGCCTCCGCGCCGATACAAATGGGTGTACCACGTAGTAATGAATATCTGATCCAACGTTTCGCTGATATACGCAGGAGCACAGCACATGACCAACTCCAGGTCGATTTGATTGAAGAGGTCTGGGCACGTAGGGGAGGCGGCGTAGCGTGA